The Euzebya sp. DNA window TCAGCGTCGCCAGCCTGGCGCTGGTGGTCGACACCGACCGGCGCCGCGTGCGGGTGGCGCTGGGCTCGGTCGGCCCGACGCCGGTCCGACCGACCGAGGCCGAGGACGCGATCAGCGCCGCGATCGACTGGGACGCCCTGGTCTGCGACCCCGATGATGTGGACGCGTTCGCCGCCGGGTGCGCTGCCGCGGCCGCCCCGATCACCGACCACCGCAGCACCGCCGCGTACCGCCGCCACGCCGCTGGCGTGCTGGCCCGCCGGACCCTGACGAGGTGCCTCTTCGCATGAGCAGCGTCCCCGACCCCACCAATCCCGACCTGCCGATCGACCCGACGGACGCCGCGCCGGCCGCTGACGCCTACGCCCTGGCGGTGAACGGCCGCGAGGAGGCCGTGACCGAGTCGTGGCTGGGCGAGTCCCTGTTGTACGTCCTGCGGGAGCGCCTGGGCCACCCCGGCTCGAAGAACGCCTGCGACCAGGGGGAGTGCGGGTCGTGCACCGTCCTGCTCGACGGCGTGCCGGTCTGCTCGTGCTGCGTGATGGCCGCCGACGCCGTCGGGTCGACGATCACGACGGTGGAGGGGCTGGGCTCCGAGGAGGGTGGTCTCACCGACGTGCAGCAGGCCTTCCTCGACGCCGGCGCGGTGCAGTGCGGCTTCTGCACGCCCGGGTTGATCGTGGCGACGCACGACCTGCTCGACCGGCAGCCCGAGGCCGACGAGCTGACGATCCGCGAGGCGCTGAGCGGGAACCTCTGCCGCTGCACCGGGTACGGGCGGATCCTCGAGG harbors:
- a CDS encoding (2Fe-2S)-binding protein; translated protein: MSSVPDPTNPDLPIDPTDAAPAADAYALAVNGREEAVTESWLGESLLYVLRERLGHPGSKNACDQGECGSCTVLLDGVPVCSCCVMAADAVGSTITTVEGLGSEEGGLTDVQQAFLDAGAVQCGFCTPGLIVATHDLLDRQPEADELTIREALSGNLCRCTGYGRILEAVAAVRDRRLAGGGRG